ATTAGGCAAGAAGATGGCGGCTAATATCGTGATGCTCGGCTTTGCAACCGGACAGACTAATATGTTGACCAGGAAGGTTATGGAAGAGGCCATCAAGACCTCGGTTCCGCCGGCCAGCAGCGAACTCAATATACAGGCCTTTGATGCAGGATTTAAGTATAAAGGTTAATATATGAGAGAAATCAAGACCGAAAGCATCGTGGCGGCCCTTAAGAAAATGTGCCTGGAAGCCAACTGCATCATATCGGACGAGGTGCTCGGGCTGCTCAGGAAATCCATGCAACTGGAGGAATCCCCGACCGGAAAGGAGATTATCCAGCAGATACTGGAAAATGACAAGATTGCCAAAGACAAGATGGTGCCTATCTGCCAGGATACCGGCACAGCCGTGGTCTTTGTGGAAATCGGACAGGATGCCCATGTTACCGGCGGGTATCTTTATGACGCCATCAACGAAGGTGTGCGCCAGGGATACAAGGAGGGTTATTTGCGCAAGTCCATCGTATCCGATCCGCTGAACCGCAAGAATACCAACGACAATACACCGGCTGTAATTCATCCGGATATCGTGCCCGGAGACAAACTCAAGATATGGCTTCTGCCCAAAGGCGGCGGCAGTGAGAATATGAGCGCGCTTAAGATGTTGCCGCCTTCAGCGGGTTTAGACGGCGTGAAGAAATTCATCCTGGAAGCCGTGAAGAATGCCGGGGCCAATCCCTGTCCGCCCATTATTGTCGGGGTGGGCATCGGCGGCAACTTTGACGGCGTGGCAGTCCTGGCCAAGCGGGCGCACTTAAGGCCGGCCGGTACGCCCAACCCTAATCCGTTTTATGCAAAGTTAGAGCAGAACCTGCTCAGTGAAATAAATGATTTGGGTATCGGTCCGCAGGGCTTAGGCGGCCGATGCACAGCCCTGGCCGTGCACATTGAATACGGGCCGGCGCATATCACGGCCCTGC
The genomic region above belongs to Planctomycetota bacterium and contains:
- a CDS encoding fumarate hydratase yields the protein MREIKTESIVAALKKMCLEANCIISDEVLGLLRKSMQLEESPTGKEIIQQILENDKIAKDKMVPICQDTGTAVVFVEIGQDAHVTGGYLYDAINEGVRQGYKEGYLRKSIVSDPLNRKNTNDNTPAVIHPDIVPGDKLKIWLLPKGGGSENMSALKMLPPSAGLDGVKKFILEAVKNAGANPCPPIIVGVGIGGNFDGVAVLAKRAHLRPAGTPNPNPFYAKLEQNLLSEINDLGIGPQGLGGRCTALAVHIEYGPAHITALPVAVNINCHAARLREVIL